Proteins encoded in a region of the Streptomyces akebiae genome:
- a CDS encoding ABC transporter ATP-binding protein, whose protein sequence is MTTTPLADRATAVAARATELSKVYGQGETRVVALDQVTVDFRQAQFTAIMGPSGSGKSTLMHCVAGLDTFSAGSVRIGETELGSLKDKQLTKLRRDKIGFIFQAFNLLPTLTALENITLPMDIAGRKPDKQWLDTVIRMVGLADRLSHRPAQLSGGQQQRVAVARALASRPDIIFGDEPTGNLDSRSGAEVLGFLRNSVRELGQTVVMVTHDPVAAAYADRVIFLADGCIVDEMHEPTADLVLDRMKRFDTKGRTS, encoded by the coding sequence GTGACCACCACGCCCCTCGCCGACCGGGCCACCGCCGTGGCCGCCCGCGCCACGGAACTGTCGAAGGTCTACGGACAGGGCGAGACCCGGGTCGTCGCGCTGGACCAGGTCACCGTCGACTTCCGGCAGGCCCAGTTCACCGCGATCATGGGACCCTCGGGGTCCGGCAAGTCCACGCTGATGCACTGCGTGGCAGGCCTGGACACCTTCTCGGCCGGCTCCGTCCGCATCGGCGAGACCGAACTGGGCTCGCTGAAGGACAAGCAGCTCACCAAGCTCCGCCGCGACAAGATCGGCTTCATCTTCCAGGCGTTCAACCTGCTGCCGACGCTGACCGCGCTGGAGAACATCACCCTCCCGATGGACATCGCGGGCCGCAAGCCGGACAAGCAGTGGCTGGACACCGTGATCCGGATGGTGGGCCTGGCCGACCGGCTGAGCCACCGGCCCGCACAGCTCTCCGGCGGCCAGCAGCAGCGCGTCGCCGTGGCGCGGGCGCTCGCCTCACGGCCGGACATCATCTTCGGCGACGAGCCCACCGGAAACCTGGACTCGCGTTCGGGCGCCGAGGTGCTGGGCTTCCTGCGCAACTCCGTACGGGAGTTGGGGCAGACCGTGGTGATGGTGACGCACGACCCCGTGGCCGCGGCGTACGCGGACCGGGTCATCTTCCTCGCCGACGGGTGCATCGTGGACGAGATGCACGAGCCGACGGCGGACCTGGTGCTGGACCGGATGAAGAGGTTCGACACCAAGGGGCGTACGAGCTGA
- a CDS encoding Bax inhibitor-1/YccA family protein, producing MRSSNPVFSRRGFSRDNGYAGFNTAPQAGGAAVGTQGNPYAQQGGNPYATNPYAQQGVQHGAPPQAPARTGAMTMDDVVMRSAMTLGTVVVGAVLAWALLPVSPTSYGLAIGAALIAFVLAMVQSFKRKASPALILAYAAFEGVFLGVLSEMFNSQWEGAPFQAVLGTMAVSGATLLVYKAGWIRVTARYARIGMTIAIAFILVMAVNLLLVVFGLAPDGGLRSMGPLGAIVGILAILLGAFFLTLDFKQIQDGIAYGAPREEAWLAAFGLTMTLVWIYIEMLRLVAIFSGDD from the coding sequence ATGAGGAGCAGCAACCCGGTCTTCTCGCGACGGGGGTTCAGCCGCGACAACGGCTACGCGGGCTTCAACACCGCGCCGCAGGCCGGGGGAGCAGCTGTCGGCACCCAGGGCAACCCCTACGCCCAGCAGGGCGGCAACCCGTACGCGACGAACCCGTACGCCCAGCAGGGCGTGCAGCACGGCGCCCCGCCGCAGGCCCCGGCCCGCACGGGCGCCATGACCATGGACGACGTCGTCATGCGCTCGGCCATGACGCTCGGCACGGTCGTCGTCGGCGCGGTCCTCGCCTGGGCCCTCCTGCCGGTGTCGCCCACGAGCTACGGCCTGGCCATCGGCGCCGCGCTGATCGCCTTCGTCCTGGCGATGGTGCAGTCCTTCAAGCGCAAGGCCTCGCCCGCGCTGATCCTGGCGTACGCCGCCTTCGAGGGCGTCTTCCTCGGTGTGCTCAGCGAGATGTTCAACTCGCAGTGGGAGGGCGCGCCCTTCCAGGCGGTGCTCGGCACCATGGCCGTCTCCGGAGCCACCCTCCTGGTCTACAAGGCGGGCTGGATCCGGGTCACCGCGCGGTACGCCCGCATCGGGATGACCATCGCGATCGCCTTCATCCTCGTCATGGCCGTCAACCTGCTGCTCGTCGTCTTCGGGCTCGCCCCCGACGGCGGACTGCGCAGCATGGGCCCGCTCGGCGCGATCGTCGGCATCCTGGCGATCCTGCTCGGCGCGTTCTTCCTGACCCTGGACTTCAAGCAGATCCAGGACGGCATCGCCTACGGTGCCCCGCGCGAGGAGGCCTGGCTGGCCGCGTTCGGCCTGACCATGACCCTCGTGTGGATCTACATCGAGATGCTCCGCCTCGTCGCCATCTTCAGCGGCGACGACTAG
- a CDS encoding ABC transporter permease translates to MFRTALRNVFSHKARLLMTVLAVMLGVAFVSGTLVFTNTISDALQKSSAKGFDHVDVAIRSDYRPDEGDTVAEQPKLTPELLKKVQRAPGAESAIGVVSGFTALAGKDGKLIGGGFQSQGGNFWGTDDPRYPVRDGGRAPEGADEVAIDSETAKRAGYEVGDTVRLSVDGPVLTPTISGIFTTDDGNVAAGGSLTLFDTATAQKLFHMEGEYDTINVTAARGTSQAQLQKAVDEVLPKDAAYTTTGQKLADDQATQIAAEMSGLKNALLVFAGIALFVGTFIIANTFTMLVAQRTKELALLRAVGASRRQVTRSVLIEAFVVGAVAAVTGLAAGVGIGAGMRALIGALGETVPDGPLVVSPGTVATALLVGVLITMLAAWLPGRRAAKIPPVAAMSSVHAKATTKSLVVRNTIGALFAGAGVATVLYATTMSGSDGQAPMGIGAVTLIIGVFVLTPLLSRPLIAAASPLLRVFGISGKLARQNSVRNPRRTAATASALMIGLTLITGMTVMAGSLQKSIGKMAADAIKADYVVSMANGNFLSPDVEKKLSATEGVTAVSPLRNAESRIGGETEYLTGVNGTAIGKVTDLPLDNGAFKVGGGEVVVDAETAERRGWKTGSEFTAGFAGGQKQKLTVAGVYESNELIRGVLLDNATLTKRLPADVDPADMMVMVKTSAGASDATKDRLEKALGENPAIKVQSGQDLSDDIAKMFTLMLNMLYGLLAMAVVVAVLGVINTLAMSVFERSQEIGMLRAIGLDRRGVKRMVRLESLVISLFGGVLGIGLGVFFGWAAGELVASRMPTYELVLPWARMAVFLLLAATVGILAALWPARRAAKLNMLAAIKSE, encoded by the coding sequence ATGTTCCGTACCGCCCTGCGCAACGTGTTCTCGCACAAGGCCAGGCTTCTCATGACCGTGCTCGCGGTGATGCTCGGCGTCGCCTTCGTGTCGGGCACGCTGGTCTTCACGAACACCATCTCGGACGCGCTCCAGAAGAGCTCGGCCAAGGGCTTCGACCACGTGGACGTCGCGATCCGGTCGGACTACCGGCCGGACGAGGGCGACACCGTCGCCGAACAGCCGAAGCTCACCCCGGAGTTGCTGAAGAAGGTCCAGCGGGCGCCCGGCGCCGAGTCGGCGATCGGCGTGGTGAGCGGGTTCACCGCCCTCGCCGGCAAGGACGGCAAGCTGATCGGCGGCGGCTTCCAGTCGCAGGGCGGGAACTTCTGGGGGACGGACGATCCGCGGTATCCCGTCCGGGACGGCGGCCGCGCGCCCGAGGGGGCGGACGAGGTCGCGATCGACTCCGAGACCGCGAAGCGGGCCGGGTACGAGGTGGGCGACACCGTGCGGCTGTCCGTCGACGGCCCGGTCCTCACCCCGACCATCAGCGGCATCTTCACGACGGACGACGGCAATGTCGCCGCCGGCGGCAGCCTCACCCTGTTCGACACGGCGACAGCGCAGAAGCTCTTCCACATGGAGGGCGAGTACGACACGATCAACGTGACGGCGGCGCGCGGCACCAGCCAGGCCCAGTTGCAGAAGGCCGTCGACGAGGTCCTGCCGAAGGACGCCGCGTACACCACCACCGGTCAGAAGCTCGCGGACGACCAGGCCACGCAGATCGCCGCCGAGATGAGCGGCCTGAAGAACGCGCTGCTGGTCTTCGCCGGGATCGCCCTGTTCGTGGGCACGTTCATCATCGCCAACACCTTCACGATGCTGGTCGCCCAGCGCACCAAGGAGCTGGCGCTGCTGCGCGCGGTCGGCGCCTCCCGCCGCCAGGTGACCCGGTCCGTGCTGATCGAGGCGTTCGTGGTGGGCGCGGTCGCCGCCGTCACCGGTCTCGCCGCCGGTGTCGGCATCGGCGCCGGGATGCGGGCCCTGATCGGCGCCCTCGGCGAGACGGTCCCCGACGGCCCGCTGGTGGTCTCCCCCGGCACGGTCGCCACCGCCCTGCTCGTCGGCGTGCTGATCACGATGCTGGCCGCCTGGCTGCCGGGCCGCCGTGCGGCGAAGATCCCGCCGGTCGCGGCGATGAGCAGCGTCCACGCCAAGGCGACGACCAAGTCGCTCGTCGTACGGAACACGATCGGCGCGCTGTTCGCCGGCGCGGGCGTGGCCACCGTGCTGTACGCCACCACCATGAGCGGCTCGGACGGACAGGCGCCGATGGGCATCGGCGCGGTGACGCTGATCATCGGTGTCTTCGTCCTCACCCCTCTCCTGTCCCGCCCACTGATCGCGGCCGCCTCGCCCCTCCTGCGGGTCTTCGGGATCTCGGGCAAGCTCGCCCGGCAGAACTCCGTACGCAATCCGCGCCGCACCGCCGCGACCGCCTCGGCGCTGATGATCGGCCTAACGCTGATCACCGGGATGACGGTGATGGCGGGCAGCCTCCAGAAGTCCATCGGCAAGATGGCCGCCGACGCCATCAAGGCGGACTACGTCGTCTCGATGGCCAACGGCAACTTCCTCTCCCCCGACGTGGAGAAGAAGCTCTCCGCCACCGAGGGCGTCACCGCCGTCTCGCCGCTGCGCAACGCCGAGTCCCGGATCGGGGGCGAGACGGAGTACCTGACGGGCGTGAACGGCACGGCCATCGGGAAGGTCACCGACCTGCCCCTCGACAACGGGGCGTTCAAGGTCGGCGGCGGCGAGGTCGTGGTGGACGCGGAGACCGCCGAGCGGCGCGGCTGGAAGACCGGATCGGAGTTCACCGCCGGGTTCGCGGGGGGCCAGAAGCAGAAGCTGACGGTCGCCGGGGTCTACGAGAGCAACGAACTGATCCGGGGCGTCCTGCTGGACAACGCGACGCTCACGAAGCGGCTGCCGGCCGACGTGGACCCGGCCGACATGATGGTCATGGTCAAGACCTCGGCCGGTGCCTCCGACGCCACCAAGGACCGGCTGGAGAAGGCCCTCGGCGAGAACCCGGCGATCAAGGTCCAGAGCGGGCAGGACCTCTCCGACGACATCGCGAAGATGTTCACGCTGATGCTGAACATGCTCTACGGCCTGCTGGCCATGGCCGTGGTCGTCGCCGTCCTCGGGGTGATCAACACCCTCGCCATGTCGGTGTTCGAACGCTCGCAGGAGATCGGCATGCTCCGTGCGATCGGTCTCGACCGGCGGGGCGTCAAGCGGATGGTCCGTCTGGAGTCCCTGGTCATCTCCCTCTTCGGCGGTGTCCTCGGCATCGGCCTGGGCGTCTTCTTCGGCTGGGCCGCCGGCGAACTCGTCGCCAGCAGGATGCCGACGTACGAACTGGTCCTCCCCTGGGCCCGGATGGCCGTCTTCCTCCTCCTCGCCGCCACGGTCGGCATCCTGGCCGCGCTGTGGCCGGCCCGCCGCGCGGCGAAGCTGAACATGCTGGCCGCGATCAAGTCGGAGTAG
- a CDS encoding DUF4287 domain-containing protein: protein MSQVFSEETHRNLLARIPHCTGREVSDWIRKVDEGPALFNFEEKVSWLRHEYDLAYGHAKAIIHEYDLRRAARKLR, encoded by the coding sequence ATGTCCCAAGTCTTCTCCGAGGAGACCCATCGCAACCTGCTCGCCCGCATCCCGCACTGCACCGGTCGTGAAGTCTCCGACTGGATCCGCAAAGTCGACGAAGGCCCCGCTCTCTTCAATTTCGAGGAGAAGGTCAGCTGGCTCCGGCACGAGTACGACCTCGCGTACGGCCACGCCAAAGCGATCATTCACGAGTACGACCTGAGGAGGGCCGCGCGGAAGCTCCGGTGA